One window from the genome of Vicugna pacos chromosome 21, VicPac4, whole genome shotgun sequence encodes:
- the KPRP gene encoding keratinocyte proline-rich protein, with protein sequence MCDQPQIQCCLPHPQCCVKGSLICPSQPLSAKSQVVVQAPCEMQIVECPAPCPVQASQVKCQAPRPSKTTQVKCQAPCQPQISWTQDAGRSEVSHVQYEAPYPVQTCFVECAPACYPEICYVECPVHTYAPCPAPQPVRNYVAGPPVCQTQGRFSTQGQYQGSYRGCAPQRQSQASFGTSAPRCQTQGSYGGFTAQRRSQSTSRCLPPRQLQPSSRSCSPPRRSGPYYSSCLPPRCSSGSSNYCTPPRRSEPIYGSGCPRRPTSGCSQRRGPKCRIEISSPCCPKQVPPQKCSVQIPPIRRCPGSCAPRPSWGTSCPELRPRVEPRPRSSFCPPQRVNQCPEPSLKPCPRPSPCPRPLPAPRMYPRPERCASPEFRPCPPPRRLSEPSLCPEPCPAPRPRPAECELPEPCPRPQPRERPESCLPPEPIPLPPPCPSPEPCVAPPRCLGPCLGPNPMPSTGDLGCRESSPCRLDTEAPSYGPAGYNQGQESDASCRPCDVFPEPRGFGGCGDQGGTCVGVKSGACAGAKSAYF encoded by the coding sequence ATGTGTGACCAGCCACAGATTCAGTGTTGCCTGCCACACCCCCAGTGCTGTGTGAAGGGTTCTCTTatctgcccctcccagcccctctctgcCAAGAGCCAGGTGGTGGTCCAAGCCCCTTGTGAGATGCAAATTGTGGAGTGCCCTGCACCATGCCCAGTTCAAGCTTCCCAGGTGAAGTGCCAGGCTCCACGCCCATCTAAGACCACCCAGGTGAAGTGCCAGGCTCCGTGCCAGCCTCAGATCTCCTGGACCCAAGACGCAGGCCGGTCTGAGGTATCCCACGTGCAATACGAAGCCCCATACCCTGTGCAGACCTGCTTTGTGGAATGTGCTCCAGCTTGCTACCCAGAAATTTGCTACGTGGAATGCCCAGTCCACACCTATGCACCCTGTCCAGCTCCTCAGCCGGTCAGGAATTATGTAGCAGGACCCCCAGTATGCCAGACGCAGGGGAGATTCTCCACCCAGGGCCAATATCAGGGCTCCTACAGGGGCTGCGCCCCCCAGCGTCAGTCCCAGGCTTCGTTTGGCACCTCTGCACCCCGATGCCAGACCCAGGGCTCTTATGGGGGCTTCACTGCGCAGCGTCGCTCTCAGAGCACCAGCAGATGCCTCCCTCCTCGCCAGCTGCAGCCTTCTAGCCGCAGCTGCTCCCCGCCGCGGCGCTCCGGGCCCTACTACAGCAGCTGCCTGCCACCAAGATGCTCCTCGGGCTCCTCCAATTACTGCACCCCGCCCCGCCGCTCTGAGCCCATCTACGGCAGCGGCTGTCCGCGGCGTCCCACATCAGGCTGCTCCCAGAGGCGTGGACCCAAGTGCCGAATAGAGATTTCCTCCCCATGCTGCCCCAAGCAGGTCCCCCCTCAGAAGTGTTCTGTTCAGATTCCTCCCATCAGACGCTGCCCCGGGAGTTGTGCCCCACGACCCTCCTGGGGTACCTCCTGCCCGGAGCTGAGGCCACGTGTAGAGCCACGTCCACGCTCAAGCTTCTGTCCTCCGCAGCGTGTGAACCAATGTCCAGAGCCATCACTGAAGCCATGTCCACGTCCTTCTCCATGCCCACGTCCCCTTCCGGCTCCACGCATGTACCCACGGCCAGAACGGTGTGCAAGTCCAGAGTTCCGGCCATGTCCTCCACCACGGCGACTTTCAGAACCCAGTCTGTGTCCAGAGCCATGTCCAGCCCCGCGTCCTCGCCCAGCAGAGTGTGAGCTTCCAGAGCCATGTCCACGTCCACAGCCCCGTGAGCGCCCAGAATCTTGTCTGCCTCCAGAACCaattcctcttcctccaccctgcCCAAGCCCAGAGCCATGTGTGGCGCCTCCACGTTGTCTCGGCCCATGCTTGGGCCCAAATCCAATGCCAAGCACAGGAGACCTAGGCTGTCGTGAGTCCAGTCCATGCCGCCTGGATACCGAGGCCCCCAGCTATGGCCCAGCTGGTTATAACCAGGGGCAGGAGAGTGATGCTAGCTGTAGACCTTGTGATGTGTTTCCAGAGCCGAGGGGTTTTGGTGGGTGCGGAGACCAAGGAGGCACCTGTGTTGGAGTGAAAAGTGGGGCCTGTGCTGGAGCAAAGAGtgcctatttttaa